The proteins below are encoded in one region of Lytechinus pictus isolate F3 Inbred chromosome 11, Lp3.0, whole genome shotgun sequence:
- the LOC135155936 gene encoding uncharacterized protein LOC135155936: MAETNGASPQTPQGESDCVPRLSTAIADNHDLHDDDDISDYGLKRLFEFSIPVCTTFSDMSGDDSGQSCATDGSYCMNREDLEGISLFESRETVEASQQPQCRICLDKLKDGRRLACDHCFCRTCLEDHQKSNCPEGNVTCPLCRRDTDLEEGQVEGLPAVHDSLCITQLTTAIEDHHDLDKDNASDYGLERLFEYSIPVCTMCPDADDAGDASGESCAMAVSYCRDCEEYMCDLCLSGHKRMSKLFMGHTLVSVQDARSGSSPIGAERCNVHKMETINFYCGKCDVFVCQKCVVAEHDIRNILKGDDIRLERRQNIDALTVQVNKKRADMQRYIKNIEGKRRVIKQVLSKVLEEITEAYEAVVRCLEERKTMLVEGVRRVEHECDDEINDMRDNVRCRIVNLSRSCKILEQGRHGCLEADALQAHICLCEEIKTKLNVNCETNRTEGTLDRLQRNANAVKFTRVNNRIVFGHLQTSAAEAEQPLQINKLVSLALLDDGDEKDNHRESNPLHVSNDNDHCADACNTLVSFMNDIPVTKITKPPPFWLKRHWTMIKLIKCPYSAPTCLATRSPESVVVGYWDDPATEMFLGDQGHTDFLPRYSARSACISFLQNIGTVMLYRDSRIVVYNPDGIITDVRFLTIGTPWCLDTDENNIYILTRSGNISAYPFYGGRPLRTFNTGLSPFDIHIGCQCCVVRSETKVVVLSLHDGSIIWKLETDDHQERRVAVDKESDILYVASSQQELDGLSVCLRSFNLCDGSPRDSFVLHVASGNLVGLSVMSPVTLALCTTSAIYIFKKDCQH; encoded by the coding sequence ATGGCAGAAACAAATGGAGCATCACCACAAACACCACAAGGTGAAAGTGATTGCGTTCCCCGACTAAGTACTGCAATTGCGGATAACCACGAcctgcatgatgatgatgatatcagTGATTATGGACTAAAAAGATTGTTTGAATTCTCCATACCAGTGTGTACCACATTTTCTGACATGTCGGGGGATGATTCTGGACAGTCGTGTGCTACAGATGGATCCTACTGTATGAATCGCGAAGACCTAGAGGGGATATCCCTGTTTGAATCCAGAGAGACGGTAGAAGCATCACAACAGCCGCAATGTAGAATATGCCTTGACAAACTTAAGGATGGCAGACGTCTAGCGTGCGACCATTGCTTCTGTCGAACCTGTCTGGAAGATCACCAGAAGTCCAACTGCCCCGAAGGCAATGTAACCTGTCCTTTGTGCCGTCGGGACACCGACTTAGAAGAAGGACAGGTGGAGGGTTTACCAGCTGTACATGACAGTTTGTGCATTACCCAACTAACTACCGCCATCGAAGATCATCATGACCTCGACAAAGACAATGCCAGTGATTATGGATTGGAAAGACTGTTTGAATACTCCATACCAGTTTGCACCATGTGTCCTGATGCAGATGATGCAGGGGATGCGTCCGGAGAGTCCTGTGCCATGGCCGTCTCCTATTGCAGAGACTGCGAAGAATATATGTGTGATTTGTGCCTGTCGGGCCACAAGAGAATGAGCAAACTTTTCATGGGACATACACTTGTGTCAGTTCAGGATGCACGAAGTGGCAGTTCTCCGATTGGAGCTGAGAGATGTAATGTACACAAGATGGAGACGATAAATTTCTATTGCGGAAAGTGTGATGTGTTTGTCTGTCAGAAGTGTGTCGTTGCTGAGCATGATATTCGCAATATCCTCAAAGGAGATGATATCAGGTTAGAAAGAAGACAAAACATTGATGCTCTTACGGTGCAAGTAAACAAAAAGAGAGCAGACATGCAGAGATACATCAAGAACATTGAAGGAAAGAGGCGAGTCATTAAGCAGGTACTCAGTAAGGTATTGGAAGAAATAACAGAGGCTTATGAAGCTGTTGTGCGATGTCTGGAAGAACGAAAGACAATGCTAGTGGAGGGTGTACGTCGAGTGGAGCATGAATGTGATGACGAAATAAATGATATGAGGGACAATGTGAGATGTAGAATAGTAAATCTATCCAGGTCCTGCAAAATATTAGAACAGGGAAGACATGGATGCCTGGAAGCCGATGCATTGCAAGCACACATTTGTCTTTGTGAGGAAATAAAGACCAAACTAAATGTGAACTGTGAAACAAACCGAACCGAGGGGACTCTGGACAGGCTGCAGCGCAATGCAAATGCTGTCAAGTTTACCAGGGTGAATAATCGAATTGTTTTCGGCCACTTACAAACAAGTGCAGCTGAAGCCGAACAGCCATTGCAGATCAACAAGTTAGTTTCTTTAGCTTTACTGGACGATGGTGATGAAAAAGATAATCACAGAGAAAGTAACCCTCTGCACGTGTCGAACGACAATGATCATTGCGCTGATGCATGCAACACCCTGGTTAGTTTTATGAATGACATTCCAGTTACCAAAATTACTAAACCCCCGCCGTTTTGGCTTAAGAGACATTGGACAATGATCAAGCTTATCAAGTGCCCCTACTCGGCTCCAACCTGTTTGGCAACTCGATCACCAGAATCTGTAGTTGTTGGATACTGGGACGATCCAGCAACGGAAATGTTTCTAGGTGATCAAGGGCATACAGACTTTCTACCAAGGTACAGTGCCAGGTCAGCGTGTATTTCTTTTCTGCAGAACATCGGCACCGTGATGCTGTACAGGGATAGTCGTATAGTAGTGTACAACCCTGACGGAATTATCACTGATGTCAGGTTTTTGACTATCGGTACCCCATGGTGTCTTGATACCGATGAAAACAACATCTACATCCTTACAAGGTCAGGCAACATCAGTGCCTACCCTTTCTATGGAGGACGTCCACTCCGTACCTTCAACACAGGACTGTCCCCATTTGATATCCACATCGGATGTCAATGCTGTGTTGTCCGATCTGAGACCAAAGTTGTTGTCTTGTCATTACACGACGGTTCAATCATCTGGAAACTGGAGACGGATGACCATCAAGAACGCCGAGTGGCAGTAGACAAAGAAAGTGATATTCTTTATGTCGCAAGTTCACAGCAAGAACTCGATGGTTTATCCGTGTGCCTTCGGAGCTTCAACCTATGCGACGGTTCACCCAGAGACTCCTTTGTGCTTCATGTGGCATCGGGGAATCTGGTAGGCCTCAGTGTGATGTCACCTGTCACACTCGCTCTCTGCACTACCAGCGCTATTTATATCTTCAAGAAAGATTGTCAGCACTAG